One region of Bacteroidota bacterium genomic DNA includes:
- a CDS encoding copper oxidase, translated as KMGIDEQEENLFGQVNKKDNRTAVSLGFMYTLPMLVNFQAEVYHDGIVRLSLMREDIPISKRIRAGFMVNTDKEFMVDLRYILNKNMGIRTHYDSDMGFGVGLTLNY; from the coding sequence GAAAAATGGGAATTGATGAACAAGAAGAAAATTTATTCGGACAAGTAAATAAAAAAGACAACAGAACTGCTGTAAGTTTAGGGTTTATGTACACGCTTCCAATGTTGGTGAATTTTCAGGCAGAAGTATATCACGATGGAATAGTTCGACTTTCTTTAATGCGAGAAGATATACCGATTTCAAAAAGAATTAGAGCCGGATTTATGGTTAATACAGACAAAGAATTCATGGTTGATTTACGCTACATTCTAAATAAAAATATGGGAATTAGAACGCACTACGATAGTGATATGGGCTTTGGAGTTGGACTGA